One Porphyromonas pogonae genomic region harbors:
- a CDS encoding N-acetylmuramoyl-L-alanine amidase translates to MKKQDVRYIIIHCSATRCNMTYTAFQLDQDHRMRGFKMAGYHFYIRRDGEIESMRPTNHIGAHTLGYNSQSIGICYEGGLSTTGKAADTRTDAQKRAIIRLLRVLRADYPYATVCGHRDLSPDRNKDGMITHDEWLKECPCFDALREYARL, encoded by the coding sequence ATGAAAAAACAAGATGTTCGATATATCATTATCCACTGCTCCGCTACCCGCTGCAACATGACTTATACAGCTTTTCAGCTCGATCAAGATCATAGGATGCGTGGGTTCAAAATGGCAGGTTACCACTTTTACATACGTCGTGACGGAGAAATAGAATCCATGAGACCCACCAACCACATTGGGGCACATACTTTGGGTTACAATAGCCAAAGTATAGGAATATGCTACGAGGGGGGACTCTCCACTACGGGCAAAGCCGCAGACACAAGGACAGATGCACAGAAAAGGGCGATCATCAGACTTCTGAGAGTACTTAGAGCCGACTATCCCTATGCCACCGTATGCGGGCATCGAGACTTGAGCCCCGATCGCAACAAAGACGGTATGATCACTCATGACGAATGGCTGAAGGAGTGCCCCTGCTTTGATGCCCTGAGGGAGTATGCAAGGCTATGA
- a CDS encoding RNA-binding S4 domain-containing protein: protein MEEVRIDKWMWAVRIFKTRSIATDACKKNRVMINNTAAKPSRTIKVGDVISVKKPPITYSFKVLQLSQNRMGAKLVKDFMENITPPDQYEILEMQKISGFVDRAKGLGRPTKKDRRELEQFSDDMPQDFEFFDWDEEW from the coding sequence ATGGAAGAAGTAAGAATAGACAAATGGATGTGGGCTGTAAGGATATTTAAAACCCGCTCCATAGCCACCGACGCTTGTAAGAAAAACAGGGTCATGATCAACAATACCGCAGCCAAGCCCTCACGCACCATAAAGGTAGGCGATGTGATATCCGTAAAGAAGCCTCCCATAACCTATTCGTTCAAGGTGCTACAACTATCGCAAAATAGGATGGGAGCAAAGCTTGTCAAGGATTTTATGGAAAACATTACCCCACCCGACCAATATGAAATCCTTGAGATGCAGAAAATATCAGGCTTTGTAGACAGAGCCAAAGGTTTGGGGAGACCTACAAAGAAAGATCGCCGTGAGCTGGAACAATTCAGCGACGATATGCCGCAAGACTTCGAGTTTTTTGACTGGGACGAAGAGTGGTAG
- a CDS encoding 2-oxoacid:acceptor oxidoreductase subunit alpha produces MAEKTTIKTLKDVVIRFSGDSGDGMQLTGTIFSDLSAMYGNSISTLPDFPAEIRAPQGTLSGVSGFQVHIGTSSVYTPGAKADVLVAMNPAALKVNKKNLKPNSIIIIDSDSFGAKDLEKAEFSTDDPLSEIGLTTQQLVAAPISSMVKDNLKEFGLDNKSALRCKNMFALGLICWLFDRPLDHAKDFINRKFGKKPAVRDANNRALYDGFNFGANTHASASIYRVESQKQTPGYYVDINGNKATSLGLVAASERSGLPLFLGSYPITPATDILHELAKLKALGVKTVQAEDEIAGICTAIGASFAGNLAVTTTSGPGLALKSEAIGLAIMAELPLVIVDVQRGGPSTGLPTKTEQTDLMQALYGHNGESPLPIISGITPGQCFDAAYWAAKIAVEFMTPVILLTDSFIANGSTAWRIPTIEDYPSITPNTVKQFDTKPEKWCAYTRNEDTMVRYWAFPGDEGYQHRLGGLEKDYYTGAISTDSANHEKMVAVRQQKVDNVASVIPDVKVQGDVADADLLIVGWGGTYGHLYEAMEELRERGHKVALAHFMFINPLPRNARDVLTRYSKVVVVEQNSGQFAKYLRGMIDGFVPKQYNRVTGQPLDEGELLDALTKIMEE; encoded by the coding sequence ATGGCAGAAAAGACAACCATAAAAACACTGAAAGACGTTGTAATACGTTTCTCAGGAGACTCCGGAGACGGTATGCAACTTACCGGAACAATCTTTTCCGATCTGTCCGCGATGTATGGAAACTCTATTTCCACATTGCCTGATTTCCCCGCAGAAATTCGTGCACCACAAGGAACTCTCAGCGGAGTATCCGGCTTTCAGGTACACATCGGAACAAGTAGTGTATACACACCCGGAGCTAAAGCCGACGTGTTGGTGGCTATGAACCCCGCCGCACTGAAGGTAAACAAAAAGAACCTTAAACCGAACTCCATCATTATCATAGATAGTGACTCTTTTGGAGCAAAAGATCTCGAAAAAGCAGAATTTTCTACCGATGATCCACTCTCAGAGATAGGCCTCACTACCCAGCAGTTAGTGGCGGCTCCCATATCTTCAATGGTCAAGGATAATCTGAAGGAATTCGGCTTGGACAATAAATCAGCGCTCCGATGCAAGAATATGTTTGCTTTGGGGCTTATCTGTTGGTTGTTCGACAGACCGTTGGATCATGCCAAAGACTTTATCAACAGAAAATTCGGTAAGAAACCAGCCGTGCGAGATGCCAATAACAGGGCATTGTACGATGGATTTAACTTCGGAGCCAATACACATGCCAGTGCTAGCATATACCGTGTAGAGAGCCAGAAGCAAACGCCCGGTTACTATGTAGATATCAATGGTAATAAGGCTACATCTTTAGGATTGGTTGCGGCTAGCGAGCGATCAGGGCTTCCTCTCTTTTTGGGTAGTTACCCCATCACTCCGGCAACTGATATTTTGCACGAATTGGCCAAACTCAAAGCTCTGGGCGTGAAAACGGTGCAGGCGGAAGATGAAATCGCCGGGATCTGTACTGCTATAGGAGCTTCTTTTGCTGGTAACCTTGCAGTTACCACAACTTCTGGGCCCGGACTTGCTCTCAAGAGTGAAGCTATCGGCTTGGCTATTATGGCGGAATTACCCCTTGTAATAGTAGACGTACAACGTGGTGGTCCTTCTACGGGATTGCCAACCAAGACCGAACAGACCGATTTGATGCAGGCTCTATACGGACACAACGGTGAGTCGCCTCTGCCTATTATATCCGGTATTACTCCCGGACAATGCTTTGATGCAGCTTATTGGGCTGCCAAAATAGCTGTGGAATTTATGACACCCGTCATACTGCTTACTGACTCATTTATAGCCAATGGCTCTACCGCTTGGCGCATTCCCACAATCGAAGATTATCCTTCTATTACTCCAAATACGGTAAAGCAATTCGATACTAAACCTGAAAAATGGTGTGCTTATACCCGTAACGAAGATACAATGGTAAGATACTGGGCATTTCCCGGTGATGAAGGCTATCAGCACCGTTTAGGCGGGTTGGAAAAGGACTATTACACCGGAGCTATCAGTACAGACTCGGCCAATCATGAGAAGATGGTCGCTGTGAGACAGCAAAAGGTGGATAATGTAGCTTCTGTGATTCCTGATGTGAAGGTACAGGGTGATGTTGCTGATGCTGACCTGCTCATCGTAGGGTGGGGCGGTACCTATGGGCACTTGTACGAAGCAATGGAAGAATTACGCGAGCGAGGTCATAAGGTAGCATTGGCTCATTTTATGTTTATCAATCCGTTACCCCGCAATGCTCGGGATGTTCTTACCCGATACTCTAAAGTCGTGGTTGTGGAGCAAAACAGCGGACAATTTGCCAAGTATCTCAGAGGTATGATCGATGGTTTTGTGCCCAAGCAGTACAACCGTGTCACCGGTCAACCGCTCGATGAGGGAGAACTCTTGGATGCCTTAACTAAAATCATGGAGGAATAA
- a CDS encoding IS5 family transposase: MIRPTQTVRSLFSSLDDLLNQQHPLYKLSHKIDWKRFEEAFSSLYCPDNGRPGKPIRLMCGLLILKHLRNISDESVVEQWSENAYFQYFCGMQEFTPSFPCNASELVHFRKRIGEKGIELILAESIRVNDDKTENDHHDTAFIDSTVQEKNVTYPTDAKLHKKIVGKVLKIARALNLPIRQSYTFVLKRIYRDQRFRNHSKNRKKALKADKRLRTIAGRLVRELKRNPGNNREYDKLISLFERILWQRRNSTQKIYSLHEPDVQCISKGKEHKKYEFGNKVSIIRSMTGVILGASSFLNEYDGHTIEQSLDQVKRLTGERIKKLAGDRGYRGKKEINGTQILIPDTPKAKDSYYQRKKKYRLFCKRAGIEPTIGHLKSDYRLGRNFYKGLFGDAINVMLAAAAYNFKRAMKLLLYLINKISETLPMEKFSLKCAF, encoded by the coding sequence ATGATACGCCCTACTCAAACAGTTCGATCACTGTTCTCTTCGCTGGACGATTTGCTCAACCAGCAACATCCTCTGTATAAACTTTCCCATAAAATCGATTGGAAAAGGTTCGAAGAGGCTTTTTCTTCCTTGTATTGCCCAGACAATGGTCGTCCCGGCAAGCCTATTCGTTTAATGTGTGGTCTTTTAATTCTCAAGCATTTGCGCAATATTTCAGATGAATCTGTTGTAGAACAATGGAGTGAGAACGCTTATTTTCAATATTTTTGTGGCATGCAGGAGTTTACACCCTCCTTTCCCTGCAATGCCTCGGAACTGGTTCACTTCCGCAAACGTATCGGCGAAAAAGGGATAGAGCTTATTCTTGCAGAAAGTATTCGTGTGAATGATGACAAAACTGAGAATGATCACCACGATACCGCTTTTATAGACTCCACCGTGCAGGAAAAGAATGTGACTTATCCTACAGATGCCAAGTTGCATAAGAAGATAGTAGGCAAGGTTCTCAAAATCGCAAGGGCTCTCAATCTGCCCATTCGTCAAAGCTATACTTTCGTATTGAAAAGAATTTATCGGGATCAACGTTTTCGTAACCATTCCAAGAACCGTAAGAAAGCTCTTAAAGCGGATAAGCGGTTACGAACAATAGCCGGACGTTTGGTTCGGGAACTTAAACGAAACCCGGGTAATAACAGGGAGTACGACAAACTCATTTCCCTCTTTGAAAGGATTCTTTGGCAACGGCGTAATTCCACTCAAAAGATTTATTCTCTTCATGAACCGGATGTTCAATGCATCAGTAAAGGTAAGGAGCACAAAAAATATGAGTTTGGAAATAAAGTCTCGATTATACGCTCCATGACGGGAGTGATTTTGGGGGCCTCTTCTTTCCTTAATGAGTACGACGGACATACCATAGAGCAAAGCCTCGATCAGGTGAAGAGACTCACGGGAGAAAGGATTAAGAAACTGGCGGGAGATAGAGGTTACCGTGGGAAAAAAGAAATAAACGGTACGCAAATATTGATTCCTGACACTCCAAAAGCAAAAGACAGTTATTATCAACGTAAAAAGAAGTATCGACTTTTCTGCAAGCGTGCAGGAATAGAACCAACTATCGGACATTTGAAGTCAGATTATCGCTTGGGACGTAACTTTTACAAAGGGCTCTTCGGGGATGCTATCAATGTAATGTTAGCTGCTGCGGCATATAACTTCAAAAGAGCCATGAAACTTCTTTTGTACCTAATAAACAAAATCAGCGAAACACTCCCAATGGAGAAGTTTTCGCTGAAATGTGCTTTTTAA
- a CDS encoding NAD(P)/FAD-dependent oxidoreductase has protein sequence MNANIPDSKLPRLVIIGGGFGGLKLAQKIDDKKFQTVLIDKNNYHQFPPLIYQVASSGLEPSSIAFPFRSVLRRRKNFYFRLAALEAVDTENKTIRTNIGELKYDYLVLACGGTTNYFGNKHIARYALPMKSLYESMNLRNVLLQNIEKSLFTSKPEERDALLNIVIVGGGPSGVEIAGALAEMKNYVIPKDYPDLDIRHFHIHLIDASPRLLLAMSPQSSEAAKNGLKSLGVELHQNTLVTDYDGETITFKDNTTLRSKTVIWVSGIIANAVEGVPSDAIGHARRILVDEYNAIKGIRDVYVIGDQSLLTDDPKYPHGHPQLAQVALQQASQLAVNLKRIEEKKALHPFRYKDLGSMATIGRNRAVAEIGKIKWSGFLAWVLWLVVHLRSILSVRNKVVVLFNWMWNYVTYDRSLRLILKRNIPTEPHENNTNK, from the coding sequence ATGAATGCGAACATACCCGACAGTAAATTACCCCGATTAGTGATTATCGGTGGAGGTTTCGGTGGGCTTAAACTGGCACAGAAGATAGATGATAAAAAGTTTCAGACTGTACTGATAGATAAGAACAATTACCATCAATTTCCTCCACTGATCTATCAAGTGGCTTCATCAGGGTTGGAGCCAAGCTCCATAGCTTTCCCTTTCAGGTCCGTACTGCGAAGGCGGAAGAACTTTTACTTCCGACTTGCTGCCTTGGAAGCTGTGGATACAGAGAATAAAACGATACGCACCAATATAGGCGAACTAAAGTATGACTATTTGGTATTGGCCTGTGGAGGCACTACAAATTATTTTGGGAACAAACACATCGCACGCTACGCGCTACCTATGAAATCGCTGTATGAATCGATGAACCTACGCAATGTATTGCTACAAAACATAGAGAAATCCTTGTTTACCTCAAAACCGGAAGAGAGAGATGCTCTACTCAATATAGTCATTGTAGGAGGAGGTCCATCAGGAGTGGAGATAGCAGGAGCATTAGCCGAAATGAAGAATTATGTAATCCCCAAGGATTACCCTGACCTTGACATCCGGCATTTTCACATCCATTTGATTGATGCTTCACCGAGATTGCTTTTGGCCATGTCGCCTCAAAGCTCTGAAGCGGCAAAAAATGGGTTGAAATCGCTGGGTGTAGAGTTGCACCAAAACACACTGGTAACAGACTATGACGGAGAAACAATTACGTTCAAGGACAATACCACTTTGAGGAGCAAAACGGTGATCTGGGTTAGTGGTATCATAGCCAATGCCGTAGAAGGGGTACCATCCGATGCCATAGGTCATGCAAGACGCATACTTGTGGATGAATATAATGCTATCAAAGGCATTCGTGATGTATATGTTATAGGTGATCAGTCACTACTTACTGATGACCCTAAATATCCTCACGGACATCCGCAACTGGCGCAAGTAGCACTACAGCAAGCATCACAACTAGCAGTAAACTTAAAAAGGATAGAAGAAAAGAAAGCTCTACACCCCTTCAGATACAAGGATCTCGGCTCCATGGCTACTATAGGTAGAAACAGGGCTGTGGCTGAGATAGGTAAAATCAAATGGAGTGGTTTCCTGGCATGGGTATTATGGTTGGTAGTCCACTTACGCTCGATACTCTCAGTACGTAACAAGGTGGTAGTACTCTTCAACTGGATGTGGAATTATGTGACCTACGACCGATCATTACGCCTTATACTCAAACGTAACATACCCACTGAGCCTCACGAGAACAACACCAACAAATGA
- a CDS encoding 2-oxoacid:ferredoxin oxidoreductase subunit beta, whose protein sequence is METMNKCAFEAKDYKSDQYVRWCPGCGDHAVVATMQKAMAEVGVAPHNSVVISGIGCSSRLPYYMNTYGFHTIHGRGAAIATGVKTANPDMMVWLATGDGDSLAIGGNHFIHAVRRNVDINIVLFNNRIYGLTKGQYSPTSARGFISKSSPYGTVEDPFIPAELCLGARGQFFARSLDVDMKNLQLCMVQGAKHQGTSVIEVLVNCVIFNDGIHKGYSLKEVRDDMTITLQHGKPMIFGKDKNKGIVLDGFKLKAVTIGEDGYTMDDILVHDAHEENNTLHMMLSMMGGDLPIAMGVIRDVQTPVYDQEVKTQIEELQAKDPTRTLHDLLMQGAVWQVKEE, encoded by the coding sequence ATGGAAACGATGAATAAATGCGCTTTTGAAGCTAAAGATTATAAAAGCGACCAATACGTGCGGTGGTGCCCGGGTTGTGGTGACCATGCAGTAGTCGCAACCATGCAGAAGGCTATGGCTGAGGTTGGGGTAGCTCCTCATAACTCGGTAGTGATATCCGGTATCGGTTGCTCCTCACGCTTGCCTTACTATATGAATACATACGGATTCCATACTATTCATGGAAGAGGCGCTGCCATAGCAACCGGTGTAAAGACGGCAAATCCTGATATGATGGTATGGCTGGCTACAGGTGACGGCGACAGCTTGGCTATCGGTGGTAACCATTTTATCCATGCAGTCAGGAGGAATGTTGATATCAACATTGTGCTGTTCAACAACCGTATTTATGGTCTCACCAAAGGTCAGTATTCGCCCACTTCGGCTCGAGGCTTTATTTCCAAGAGCTCGCCTTACGGTACTGTGGAAGATCCTTTCATCCCGGCAGAACTTTGTTTGGGAGCACGCGGGCAGTTCTTTGCGCGTAGCCTCGATGTGGATATGAAGAACCTTCAGCTCTGTATGGTGCAGGGCGCTAAACACCAGGGAACTTCAGTAATAGAAGTGTTGGTAAACTGTGTGATCTTCAATGATGGTATTCACAAAGGTTACTCACTCAAAGAAGTACGTGACGATATGACTATTACATTGCAGCATGGCAAGCCTATGATCTTTGGTAAGGATAAAAACAAAGGTATTGTTCTGGATGGCTTTAAGCTCAAAGCAGTGACTATAGGTGAGGATGGCTATACTATGGATGATATCTTGGTGCATGATGCTCACGAAGAGAACAATACTTTACACATGATGCTTTCCATGATGGGGGGAGACCTCCCCATTGCTATGGGTGTAATACGTGATGTACAGACTCCTGTATATGATCAGGAGGTAAAGACTCAGATCGAAGAGCTCCAAGCCAAAGATCCTACACGTACACTGCATGATCTCCTTATGCAAGGCGCTGTGTGGCAGGTTAAGGAAGAATGA
- the rlmN gene encoding 23S rRNA (adenine(2503)-C(2))-methyltransferase RlmN encodes MDFQDNRPKLLGMTLAELTDFAVGLGMPRFTGKQIAEWLYKKKVASVDEMTNISKRNRDLLHAHSTVGRYVPLCSELSTDGTRKYLFEVKNNGKVEAVYIPDGERATLCISSQIGCKMDCLFCMTGKQGWKGNLSAAEILNQVFSVEESDLITNIVFMGMGEPLDNLDAVLRCIEVMTAEWGLAWSPKRITLSTVGVRKGLERFLNETTCHLAVSLHNPYPEERMEIMPAEKGMALMDTLDLIRQYDFSGQRRVSFEYIVFRGRNDSPQHAAQLAKILKGIPCRINLIRFHKIPDVDLAPVNDARMEEFRHSLENKGFTATIRASRGEDISAACGMLSTKKQMGL; translated from the coding sequence ATGGATTTTCAAGATAACAGACCGAAACTATTAGGGATGACTCTTGCAGAGCTCACCGATTTTGCCGTAGGTCTGGGCATGCCCCGCTTTACGGGCAAGCAGATTGCCGAGTGGCTTTACAAGAAAAAGGTTGCTTCGGTGGATGAAATGACTAATATATCCAAGCGCAATAGAGACTTATTACACGCTCACTCTACAGTGGGGCGGTATGTACCGCTATGTTCGGAGCTCTCAACAGACGGTACTCGGAAATATCTGTTCGAAGTGAAAAATAATGGCAAGGTGGAGGCTGTGTATATACCCGATGGCGAGCGTGCTACTTTGTGTATATCTTCGCAGATTGGTTGTAAGATGGATTGCCTTTTCTGCATGACCGGTAAACAAGGGTGGAAGGGCAATCTCAGTGCTGCCGAGATATTGAATCAGGTGTTTTCTGTGGAGGAATCCGACCTGATCACCAATATCGTTTTTATGGGAATGGGCGAGCCGCTGGACAACCTGGACGCCGTGCTGCGCTGTATAGAAGTCATGACGGCGGAGTGGGGACTGGCGTGGAGTCCTAAGCGCATTACACTATCAACCGTGGGGGTGCGCAAAGGTCTGGAACGCTTCCTGAATGAGACCACTTGCCACCTGGCAGTGAGCTTGCACAACCCTTATCCGGAAGAACGTATGGAGATTATGCCTGCTGAGAAAGGTATGGCGCTCATGGATACGCTAGATCTAATCAGACAATATGATTTTTCAGGACAGCGGAGGGTATCCTTTGAATACATTGTATTCAGAGGGCGCAATGATTCACCGCAGCACGCAGCTCAGTTGGCCAAAATACTGAAGGGTATACCGTGCCGCATCAACCTGATACGCTTTCATAAAATACCCGATGTGGATCTTGCCCCTGTAAATGATGCACGTATGGAAGAGTTTAGACACTCATTGGAAAACAAAGGATTCACAGCTACCATAAGAGCCTCGCGTGGTGAAGATATTTCGGCCGCGTGTGGCATGTTGTCAACAAAAAAACAGATGGGATTATAG
- a CDS encoding HU family DNA-binding protein has product MNFSLNERVLKVGEKKGTKIYVARPVCQRQRFTFTELCKKMSDGSTVSEPDVAAVFYKFVASLKELCSLGYVVDAGPLGSFRPSFRSKSVDDPQKFDVEKNISHAKILFMAKSSFRRLEKMQYFPVPKGYNKLKKEPKKPVTPVIDPGSGL; this is encoded by the coding sequence ATGAATTTTTCTTTGAATGAAAGAGTGCTGAAAGTAGGCGAAAAGAAAGGCACAAAAATCTATGTGGCACGTCCTGTGTGCCAAAGACAACGTTTTACATTTACAGAGCTTTGTAAAAAAATGAGCGATGGCTCCACGGTAAGCGAACCTGATGTAGCAGCCGTGTTTTACAAGTTTGTAGCATCTCTCAAGGAGCTATGCAGTCTGGGATATGTAGTGGATGCAGGCCCCTTGGGAAGCTTCAGACCTTCTTTTAGAAGCAAGTCTGTAGATGATCCTCAAAAATTTGATGTAGAAAAGAACATCTCTCATGCCAAGATTTTGTTCATGGCCAAATCGAGCTTCAGGCGTTTAGAAAAAATGCAATATTTCCCAGTTCCGAAAGGGTATAATAAACTCAAAAAAGAACCGAAAAAGCCCGTAACTCCCGTTATTGATCCCGGGAGCGGACTGTAA
- a CDS encoding TonB-dependent receptor produces MTYGYVHAQQHRPATNYILRIIDQDSGEPVDAAFVYVAKQYFTPDKYGDIVIPTSTKLSGNFEIRCLGYTSVMMSVTAITPGKVCIVRMSANFNKLKEVIVSSDKAPITVNAVHKRITSSQIDKALGKTLASLLEQVSGVSSIQTGTTIAKPVIQGMYGNRILIINNGVRQAGQQWGDDHAPELDMNTSGSIEVVKGADAVRYGAEVLGGVVVMNNRLLPYRLQDVHGKVSSLYGSNGHRYVLSGYVEGAVPFARDFAWNIQGTYINGGDRATANYLLNNTGVREKNFSMSLGMDKYRYGVEAYYSRYDSETGVMLSAQLGDIDLLKERIAIGYPVQVDPYTRKIIIPKQHVVHHLVYGKAYYESDNWGKLSWQISYQADRRNEYHIRRNNLSHVPGLSLRLNSLQNQVRWDLDHASWHTRIGAQSIYLNNSNRPGTGVVPVIPNYTEWGWGIYSIQKYSSGRWNVEAGARLDFQDTRADGFDAYGRRYGGHRRFSNFTYSLGTRYVLSSRWSLTSNMGVAWRAPHVHELYSNGLEHGSGMYMVGDSTLRSEQSYKWITSLAYKTDQLRIMLDGYVQ; encoded by the coding sequence ATGACGTATGGGTATGTACATGCCCAGCAGCATCGGCCTGCGACTAACTATATTTTACGTATCATAGACCAAGATAGTGGCGAACCCGTAGATGCTGCATTTGTATATGTTGCAAAGCAATATTTTACGCCCGACAAGTATGGCGATATAGTCATACCGACTTCTACAAAGCTGTCAGGCAATTTTGAGATCCGTTGCTTGGGATATACTTCTGTGATGATGTCTGTCACAGCCATAACTCCCGGCAAGGTATGCATTGTGAGGATGTCCGCGAATTTCAATAAGCTCAAAGAAGTCATAGTGAGTTCGGACAAAGCGCCCATAACGGTGAATGCCGTGCACAAGCGTATCACCTCGTCACAGATAGACAAGGCCTTGGGCAAAACTCTGGCTTCTCTTCTGGAACAAGTAAGCGGAGTGAGCTCCATACAGACAGGTACTACGATTGCCAAGCCTGTGATACAGGGCATGTACGGCAATCGTATCCTCATCATCAACAATGGTGTAAGACAAGCGGGGCAGCAGTGGGGGGATGATCATGCCCCCGAGCTGGACATGAATACCTCGGGCAGCATAGAGGTTGTCAAAGGAGCTGATGCTGTGCGTTATGGAGCGGAGGTCTTGGGAGGTGTTGTTGTGATGAATAATAGGCTGTTGCCCTATAGGCTGCAAGACGTTCATGGCAAAGTCTCAAGCCTCTACGGCTCCAATGGACATCGCTATGTGCTGTCCGGGTATGTTGAGGGTGCTGTGCCTTTTGCACGTGATTTTGCGTGGAATATTCAAGGTACATACATCAATGGCGGAGATAGAGCTACAGCTAATTATCTCCTTAATAATACGGGAGTAAGAGAGAAAAACTTTTCGATGTCCTTGGGTATGGACAAGTACAGATATGGGGTGGAGGCATATTATAGCAGATATGACTCTGAGACAGGAGTGATGCTCAGTGCCCAGCTGGGCGATATAGACCTTCTCAAAGAAAGAATTGCCATTGGCTATCCTGTGCAGGTCGATCCTTATACTCGCAAGATTATTATTCCCAAACAGCATGTGGTGCACCACTTGGTTTATGGCAAGGCTTACTACGAATCCGATAATTGGGGTAAGCTCTCGTGGCAAATTTCTTATCAGGCAGATAGGCGAAACGAATATCATATCAGACGGAACAACCTTTCGCATGTACCCGGGCTTAGTCTCAGACTCAACTCCCTGCAGAACCAGGTCAGATGGGATCTTGATCATGCATCGTGGCATACCAGGATAGGTGCTCAGAGTATTTACCTCAACAACTCCAATAGACCCGGTACGGGTGTTGTACCTGTAATACCCAACTATACGGAATGGGGATGGGGTATATACAGCATTCAGAAATATAGCAGTGGCAGGTGGAATGTAGAGGCAGGTGCCAGACTCGACTTTCAGGATACCAGAGCCGATGGTTTTGATGCTTATGGCCGCAGGTATGGCGGGCATAGGCGATTCTCCAACTTTACTTACAGCTTGGGTACAAGATATGTATTGTCCTCCCGCTGGAGCCTTACTTCCAATATGGGGGTAGCATGGAGAGCTCCCCATGTGCATGAGTTGTACAGCAATGGACTGGAGCATGGCTCGGGCATGTATATGGTGGGCGACTCCACCCTCCGCTCCGAGCAAAGCTATAAGTGGATCACTTCTCTAGCTTATAAGACTGATCAACTACGCATCATGCTGGATGGATATGTGCAGTAG